One Thalassotalea hakodatensis DNA segment encodes these proteins:
- the neuB gene encoding N-acetylneuraminate synthase: MSHKEKNVLIIAEAGVNHNGSEQLAKQLVDAAKKAGADVVKFQTFKADNLVTQSAKQAQYQIKNTELEQTQYQLLKSLELPFESHKAIKQYCEKLGIEYLSTAFDDDSLRFLVEELKLTRLKIPSGELTNLPFVLAHAKTGCQLIVSTGMATNEEIEIALGTIAFGFLATSEQPSIEAFQRAYQSEEGKSLLSQKVTLLHCTTEYPAPFDEINLNAMDEMSRNFSLPIGYSDHSAGIVVPIAAVAKAACIIEKHFTLDKTMNGPDHKASIDPNELAQMVSSIRISEKVLGSSIKAPTESEIANKLVARKSIVAKKHIKYGELLTADNIAIMRPGTGIDPKYYWQLLNSPACYEFNTGDLIKID, encoded by the coding sequence ATGTCTCATAAAGAAAAAAATGTACTGATCATTGCCGAAGCAGGTGTGAATCATAACGGTAGCGAGCAACTCGCTAAACAACTTGTTGATGCTGCAAAAAAAGCTGGTGCAGATGTTGTAAAGTTTCAAACTTTCAAAGCTGATAACCTCGTTACTCAATCAGCTAAACAAGCACAATATCAAATAAAAAATACTGAATTAGAACAAACGCAGTATCAATTGTTAAAAAGCCTCGAATTGCCTTTTGAATCTCACAAAGCAATCAAACAATACTGTGAAAAGCTAGGTATAGAATACTTATCAACGGCTTTTGATGATGATAGTTTACGCTTTTTAGTCGAAGAACTTAAATTAACACGTCTTAAAATTCCATCTGGTGAACTAACTAATTTACCCTTTGTACTCGCACATGCAAAAACAGGTTGCCAATTAATAGTTTCAACAGGCATGGCAACGAATGAAGAAATAGAAATAGCACTCGGTACTATTGCTTTTGGCTTTTTAGCAACTAGTGAGCAGCCTTCTATTGAAGCATTTCAACGTGCTTATCAATCTGAGGAAGGGAAATCACTACTTTCTCAAAAAGTAACTCTTTTACATTGCACTACCGAGTACCCTGCACCATTTGATGAAATCAATCTAAATGCGATGGATGAAATGTCACGTAATTTTTCATTACCCATTGGTTATTCAGATCACAGTGCAGGTATTGTGGTTCCCATTGCCGCGGTAGCAAAAGCAGCTTGTATCATTGAAAAACACTTTACTTTAGACAAAACCATGAATGGACCAGATCATAAAGCCTCTATAGATCCGAACGAACTAGCGCAAATGGTGTCAAGCATTAGGATCAGCGAAAAAGTGCTTGGTTCGTCAATTAAAGCACCTACCGAATCTGAAATAGCAAATAAATTAGTCGCACGTAAAAGTATTGTGGCAAAAAAACACATCAAATATGGTGAACTATTAACTGCCGACAATATCGCAATTATGCGACCAGGTACGGGTATTGATCCTAAGTACTATTGGCAATTATTAAACTCACCTGCCTGTTATGAATTTAACACTGGAGATTTAATCAAAATCGATTAA
- the neuC gene encoding UDP-N-acetylglucosamine 2-epimerase produces the protein MKKIAVFTGTRAEYGLLYLTLKGLQQSDDVALQLFVGGTHLAHNFGYTIKHIINDGFTVTEKMDFLLNSDTPVAVNKSMALAQMAAGECFDRHQPDLLVLLGDRFEALAVASAATIAGIPIAHIHGGELTEAAMDDAFRHAITKMAHLHFTSTEVYRQRVIQLGEQPENVLNVGAPGIDNIKQLPLLSKSELSDTLSIDLSKPYFLVGYHPETLSNQDAKIGLLCLLAALDQFETFSVVITYPNADTFGRAIITELENYARLHPERVHLFESIGQLNFLSAMKHAVALVGNSSSGIIETPSFNIPTVNIGDRQKGRLASKSVIHCKTNKHDITAAIQKAISPEFNASIANEPNPYGNGEASCKIVETLITRDITTRAKSFFDIT, from the coding sequence ATGAAAAAAATAGCGGTATTTACTGGCACTAGAGCAGAATACGGATTGCTATACCTTACGTTAAAAGGCTTACAGCAGTCTGACGATGTAGCACTACAGTTGTTTGTTGGTGGTACTCATCTTGCCCATAATTTTGGCTACACTATTAAGCATATAATTAATGATGGCTTCACCGTTACTGAAAAAATGGATTTTCTGCTCAATTCTGACACTCCTGTCGCCGTCAATAAATCAATGGCTTTAGCGCAAATGGCTGCTGGTGAGTGTTTTGACCGCCACCAACCAGATTTACTTGTACTGTTGGGTGATCGTTTTGAAGCATTAGCCGTTGCAAGTGCCGCTACAATCGCTGGTATTCCAATTGCTCATATTCATGGAGGTGAGCTTACCGAAGCGGCAATGGATGACGCTTTTAGACATGCGATTACTAAAATGGCACATTTACACTTTACTTCGACAGAAGTGTATCGGCAGCGAGTTATTCAACTAGGAGAACAACCTGAAAACGTGTTAAACGTTGGTGCTCCAGGCATTGATAATATTAAACAGCTGCCTTTACTTTCTAAAAGTGAACTTAGTGACACCTTGTCCATCGACTTATCTAAACCTTATTTTTTAGTAGGTTACCACCCAGAAACTTTATCAAATCAGGATGCTAAAATAGGGTTATTGTGTTTATTAGCCGCATTAGATCAGTTTGAAACGTTCTCTGTAGTCATCACTTATCCAAATGCCGATACTTTTGGTCGAGCAATTATCACCGAACTGGAAAATTATGCGCGTTTGCACCCAGAGCGCGTGCATTTATTCGAATCTATCGGACAATTAAATTTTCTATCCGCAATGAAACATGCTGTTGCACTCGTGGGTAATTCGTCCAGTGGCATTATAGAAACGCCATCATTTAACATTCCCACCGTGAATATTGGCGATAGGCAAAAAGGCAGGCTTGCCAGTAAAAGCGTCATACATTGCAAAACGAATAAACACGATATTACAGCGGCGATTCAAAAAGCGATATCCCCAGAGTTTAACGCATCAATAGCTAATGAACCTAACCCATACGGAAACGGGGAAGCTTCTTGTAAAATCGTCGAAACATTAATCACACGGGATATCACCACGCGAGCAAAGTCATTCTTTGATATAACTTAA
- a CDS encoding NAD-dependent 4,6-dehydratase LegB, whose translation MALNNQNRILVTGADGFIGSHLVEMLLSQGHHVKALAQYNSFNYWGWLEDIAQHDNLEIVSGDIRDPHFCRHITQDIDTVYHLAALIAIPYSYVAPESYVSTNVTGTLNICQACLDNNVSRVIHTSTSEVYGTAQYVPIDEKHPLQAQSPYSASKIAADAMAMSYFNAFNLPLTIARPFNTYGPRQSARAVIPTIISQIANGESEIKLGDVSPTRDFNYVTDTCRGFIALANSESTIGKTINIGSNFEISVGDTLNMIKDIMKSDVKFTVDQARIRPDKSEVFRLWCDNTMINSLTQFTPEIDIKTGLSKTIAWFAKPQNLAKYKHSIYNV comes from the coding sequence ATGGCGTTAAACAATCAAAACCGCATATTGGTTACTGGTGCAGATGGCTTTATTGGCTCTCATCTTGTCGAAATGCTGCTATCCCAAGGCCACCATGTCAAGGCATTAGCGCAATATAATTCATTCAACTATTGGGGTTGGTTAGAAGATATTGCACAACATGATAATCTAGAGATTGTGTCAGGCGATATACGCGATCCGCATTTTTGTCGCCATATCACCCAAGATATAGATACTGTTTATCATTTAGCTGCACTCATTGCGATCCCATACTCGTACGTGGCACCTGAAAGTTATGTGAGCACTAACGTTACCGGTACCTTAAATATTTGCCAAGCGTGTCTTGATAATAACGTTTCACGCGTTATTCATACCTCTACCAGCGAAGTGTACGGCACAGCACAATATGTACCTATCGACGAGAAGCACCCACTACAAGCTCAATCTCCATATAGTGCTTCAAAAATTGCTGCTGATGCGATGGCAATGAGTTACTTTAATGCGTTTAATCTGCCTTTAACCATTGCTCGGCCTTTTAACACTTATGGCCCAAGACAATCAGCTCGAGCTGTAATACCTACTATTATTAGCCAAATTGCTAATGGTGAGTCAGAGATCAAGCTTGGGGATGTATCACCCACAAGAGACTTTAACTATGTTACTGACACCTGTAGAGGCTTTATCGCATTAGCCAATAGTGAAAGTACGATAGGTAAAACCATTAACATCGGTTCTAATTTTGAAATTAGTGTTGGCGATACGTTAAACATGATCAAAGACATCATGAAAAGTGATGTTAAATTTACTGTCGACCAAGCAAGAATACGCCCTGATAAATCAGAAGTTTTTCGATTATGGTGTGATAATACAATGATTAACTCGCTCACCCAGTTCACACCGGAAATAGATATAAAAACAGGGTTAAGCAAAACGATTGCATGGTTTGCTAAACCACAAAACCTCGCTAAATATAAGCATTCAATTTATAACGTGTAG
- a CDS encoding B12-binding domain-containing radical SAM protein: MAKILFINPVVREEDVPRHIPYGIALLAAIAMKEGHLVQVYDANAHRLPLDTIIEVCQADDWDAICIGGLTTTYNYIKKACKLIKESAPNAQLIAGGGFLTSMPHEIFEWIPEIDVGCIGESFVTFPEVLKKIDNKDVNYSDVLGVIHRDLTGKSFLTNIRPNIKDLDTLPWPAWHLFPLDIYFANSSNLFSEESFTSKRRMDINGSFGCGLTCKYCWHLGTTGDMLVEENDNGENDVVFTYGRNIRYHSADYIVSMVKHLHNEYDIDFAAFIDENLMTMDVASKGTWLKELCKKWIEAGLQPTCRQQGIPHDENCKGVHWNGTSHAGLHRPETLKLMYEAGCTHLVYGLESFDPTVLRNLGKGSNARKNKQSIATCLASGIKPIPNIIIGFPEESFESVRNTIEALVELGITAKPHFATAYPGSEWYYAYKDSIMEQYNQDLEAYIMDLGDASKITATISHEFSPMQLLGLQQIVYLKDLRLLDLSEQHWAPVQEKLTPVIQPKMSFNLKTVKEAGPLAS, encoded by the coding sequence ATGGCTAAAATACTTTTTATAAATCCCGTTGTTCGAGAAGAAGATGTGCCTCGCCATATCCCATACGGTATTGCATTACTTGCAGCTATTGCCATGAAAGAAGGCCATCTTGTACAAGTATATGATGCAAATGCTCACCGATTACCGTTAGACACTATTATCGAAGTTTGCCAAGCAGACGATTGGGATGCCATTTGTATTGGCGGCCTAACAACAACATACAACTACATTAAAAAAGCCTGCAAACTCATTAAAGAAAGCGCACCAAACGCTCAGCTGATTGCCGGTGGCGGTTTTTTAACATCAATGCCACATGAAATTTTCGAATGGATCCCTGAAATTGACGTAGGTTGTATCGGCGAATCTTTTGTCACCTTCCCGGAAGTACTAAAAAAAATAGACAATAAAGACGTTAATTACTCTGATGTACTAGGCGTCATTCACCGAGATTTAACCGGAAAAAGTTTTTTAACCAATATCAGACCAAATATTAAAGACTTAGATACGTTACCTTGGCCTGCATGGCATTTGTTCCCATTAGATATTTATTTTGCCAATTCCTCAAACTTATTCAGTGAAGAATCATTTACTTCAAAACGCCGTATGGACATTAACGGCAGCTTCGGCTGTGGATTAACTTGTAAATATTGTTGGCATTTAGGCACAACAGGCGACATGCTTGTTGAAGAAAACGACAACGGTGAAAATGACGTTGTCTTTACTTATGGCCGTAATATTCGTTATCACAGTGCCGATTATATTGTCAGCATGGTTAAACACTTACATAACGAATATGACATTGACTTTGCGGCCTTTATTGATGAAAACCTCATGACAATGGATGTAGCCAGTAAAGGAACTTGGCTAAAAGAATTATGTAAAAAATGGATTGAAGCTGGCTTACAACCAACGTGTCGTCAACAAGGCATACCCCACGATGAAAACTGCAAAGGTGTGCATTGGAATGGTACTTCACATGCAGGGCTCCACCGTCCAGAAACCTTAAAACTAATGTATGAAGCTGGCTGTACACACTTAGTATATGGTTTAGAATCGTTTGATCCCACTGTGTTACGCAACCTTGGTAAAGGATCAAATGCACGAAAAAATAAGCAAAGTATCGCTACGTGTTTAGCTTCGGGTATTAAGCCTATTCCAAACATTATTATTGGATTTCCAGAAGAAAGCTTTGAGAGTGTTAGAAATACCATTGAAGCATTAGTTGAATTAGGCATTACCGCTAAACCGCATTTTGCAACCGCTTATCCTGGCTCTGAGTGGTACTATGCCTACAAAGATTCGATTATGGAACAATATAATCAAGATCTTGAGGCTTACATTATGGATTTAGGTGATGCTAGTAAGATCACGGCTACCATCAGCCATGAATTTTCTCCGATGCAGTTATTAGGCCTTCAACAGATTGTTTATTTAAAAGATCTTCGCTTATTAGATTTATCAGAACAACATTGGGCTCCTGTGCAAGAAAAACTTACGCCAGTGATTCAGCCTAAAATGTCGTTTAATTTAAAAACCGTAAAAGAAGCAGGCCCGCTTGCGAGCTAA
- a CDS encoding 6-hydroxymethylpterin diphosphokinase MptE-like protein, with product MAQCELNDKFVDVVSKITDIGKNWHSHDLVTNAMANLPYTEKSFKDLPPLPESKKNSAIIVSAGPSLHKFDVLAKLKQSNYQGAIVAIDGSLVKCLKNGIVPDYVLTLDPHPTRIVRWFGDNEFEENTRHDDYFSRQDLDVEFRNNSIKENQANIDLINKHAPEIKLIICSSAPRNVVERAKDAGFDMYWWNPIVDNPQDPKSLTRQIYQINKKSCMNTGGTVGTAAWVFANAILKVPSIALTGMDLGYHSETPIEMTQTYYELHEFANTREELEQLFPKFIFPLSNEQFYTDPTYFWYRNNFLDLFSRASGTTYNCSEAGTLFADNLPCITFNQFLNSEQ from the coding sequence ATGGCGCAATGCGAACTGAACGATAAATTTGTGGATGTAGTTTCCAAAATTACCGATATCGGTAAGAATTGGCATAGTCACGATCTTGTCACCAATGCTATGGCTAATTTACCCTATACAGAAAAAAGCTTTAAAGACTTACCGCCACTACCTGAGAGTAAAAAAAACTCAGCTATTATCGTTAGTGCCGGTCCCAGCTTACATAAATTTGATGTATTAGCAAAATTAAAACAAAGCAACTATCAAGGGGCTATTGTTGCCATTGACGGTTCGTTAGTGAAATGTTTAAAAAATGGCATTGTTCCTGATTATGTTTTAACACTTGACCCACACCCTACTCGCATCGTTCGCTGGTTTGGCGATAATGAATTCGAAGAAAACACCCGACATGATGATTACTTTTCACGTCAAGATTTAGACGTGGAATTTCGCAATAATTCGATTAAAGAAAATCAAGCAAACATTGATTTAATCAACAAACATGCCCCGGAAATAAAACTCATTATTTGCTCTTCTGCGCCGAGAAATGTTGTAGAACGAGCAAAAGATGCTGGATTTGACATGTACTGGTGGAATCCGATTGTGGACAACCCACAAGATCCAAAAAGTCTAACTCGTCAAATTTATCAAATAAATAAAAAGTCTTGCATGAATACTGGTGGTACCGTCGGTACTGCTGCTTGGGTATTTGCCAATGCGATACTAAAAGTGCCCTCCATCGCATTAACAGGCATGGATCTTGGCTATCATAGCGAAACGCCGATTGAAATGACCCAAACGTATTATGAACTGCATGAGTTCGCCAATACGCGAGAAGAATTAGAGCAACTGTTTCCCAAATTTATATTCCCATTATCGAATGAACAATTTTATACCGATCCAACCTATTTTTGGTATCGAAATAACTTCTTAGATTTATTCTCTCGTGCATCAGGAACGACATATAATTGTTCTGAGGCTGGTACGTTGTTTGCAGATAATTTACCCTGTATTACTTTCAATCAATTTCTCAATAGCGAGCAATAA
- a CDS encoding 6-hydroxymethylpterin diphosphokinase MptE-like protein, producing the protein MQINDSFLTSQFGEEYLYLINRNAFEKQPSHAIFENLYDEKLHTEERFYIILGTDSGLLLDHVVQLEKPVDTRYLFIELPEVIERLEHKNKLDELPEYITITTIDKWKDSATAFGMDLYLYKDYCQFIKSVAAIDSFVPAYNAAILQFEQEFQSYRFITRATLGVSPFMSPQLMNICENQTPALVFKHKFKGDTCIILAGGPSLDEDIEWVKKHKDHIVIIAVSRIARRLNQIGLIPHIVVSVDPYEISYDVSKELLLFPPNVLFLHSNSVTPFLLAQWHGKSAYLNRRYPWDEKGDEKNLKSAGPTVTNTALKAAVDMGFSNILLSGVDLCFSEKGVTHASGSNEANIGPTLGRPGTWVKTYAGKTVETLIVFGTAGERLSEIAEEAKKTDQAVYNLSPNAACLPHIEHVPSSALSFTHDKENYADKLLSCIPVMTTSEIQHDYNVVNTNVKRVLADVKDIKRLAEKALTANEQLFKEKGNESENFKFKIQMDKIEKKLNTTFKRTSKFIKNFGIDKFISSAQANSSDEWSDDKVEKTGKLYYQAYIVTCENLIILLDKALERINSRIEEQKPTPRLSIMFAQWEKDRILGRAQHWLEKTHVDQSTFTSEEQSTFERFAKIHTADIHNVETKHLTRTKEEASLDGVRRKVITLFHQKNIDALTTLMNSLKISMETEEQAKVLYNLGLAYSSILTESYQDALYYFEQLPPEHIEEDELQQLAGIAYKLKDYDLAKACLQELSVLSITYLPQFTKLLRLLGDEKIALNYFHQCIEQDPKNVFLWNGLGEFYFNGKAYDSAKIAFETALSNAPDDKRAKEFLQKLNALPSNT; encoded by the coding sequence ATGCAAATAAACGACAGTTTTTTAACATCTCAGTTTGGCGAAGAGTATTTATACCTAATCAATAGAAACGCTTTTGAAAAACAACCGTCTCACGCAATCTTTGAGAACTTATATGATGAAAAACTGCATACAGAAGAAAGATTCTACATAATTCTTGGCACTGATTCGGGGCTATTACTCGATCATGTTGTACAGCTCGAGAAACCGGTCGATACACGTTATTTATTTATTGAGTTGCCCGAAGTAATCGAACGACTAGAACATAAAAACAAATTAGACGAGTTACCCGAATACATCACTATTACCACCATTGATAAATGGAAAGACAGCGCTACAGCGTTCGGTATGGACTTGTATTTATATAAAGATTACTGTCAGTTCATAAAATCAGTTGCCGCCATCGATTCATTTGTTCCTGCTTACAATGCTGCCATTTTACAATTCGAACAAGAGTTCCAAAGCTACCGTTTCATTACACGTGCCACTCTTGGTGTGTCTCCTTTTATGAGCCCACAATTAATGAATATTTGTGAGAATCAAACACCAGCGTTAGTATTTAAACATAAGTTCAAAGGCGATACATGTATCATTCTTGCGGGCGGTCCTTCATTAGATGAAGATATAGAGTGGGTAAAAAAACACAAAGACCACATAGTTATCATCGCTGTTTCGCGAATTGCAAGAAGACTTAATCAAATTGGACTTATACCTCATATTGTCGTTTCCGTTGACCCGTATGAAATAAGTTATGACGTAAGTAAAGAGTTATTATTGTTTCCTCCCAATGTGCTATTTTTACACTCTAACAGCGTTACGCCATTTTTGTTGGCTCAGTGGCACGGTAAAAGTGCGTATCTTAATCGAAGATACCCTTGGGATGAAAAAGGTGATGAAAAAAACCTTAAATCCGCTGGTCCTACGGTCACAAATACGGCGCTAAAAGCAGCTGTAGACATGGGGTTCAGTAACATTTTGTTATCGGGTGTTGATCTCTGTTTTTCAGAAAAAGGTGTTACTCATGCCTCAGGGAGTAATGAAGCAAACATCGGCCCAACACTGGGACGCCCTGGCACCTGGGTGAAAACTTACGCAGGAAAAACCGTTGAAACACTTATCGTATTTGGTACTGCTGGTGAACGTTTATCTGAAATAGCGGAAGAAGCTAAGAAAACAGACCAAGCCGTTTACAACTTATCACCCAATGCAGCTTGCTTACCTCACATTGAACACGTTCCTTCTTCAGCATTGTCTTTTACACATGACAAAGAAAACTATGCTGATAAACTGCTCAGCTGTATTCCTGTCATGACCACAAGTGAAATACAGCATGATTACAATGTAGTGAATACTAATGTTAAAAGAGTACTTGCTGACGTTAAAGACATCAAAAGGCTTGCAGAAAAAGCGTTAACAGCAAATGAGCAACTCTTTAAAGAAAAAGGGAATGAGAGCGAGAATTTCAAGTTCAAAATTCAAATGGATAAAATTGAAAAGAAACTGAATACAACGTTCAAGCGCACTTCGAAGTTTATAAAGAATTTTGGCATTGATAAATTCATCAGTTCTGCCCAAGCAAATTCATCTGATGAATGGTCTGATGATAAAGTAGAAAAAACAGGGAAACTATACTACCAAGCGTATATTGTTACCTGTGAAAACCTCATCATTTTGCTTGATAAGGCATTAGAAAGAATTAATAGCAGAATAGAAGAACAAAAACCTACTCCGCGTCTGTCAATCATGTTTGCTCAGTGGGAAAAAGATAGAATTTTAGGTAGAGCACAGCATTGGTTAGAAAAAACTCACGTTGATCAAAGTACATTCACCAGTGAAGAACAGTCGACGTTTGAGCGTTTTGCTAAAATACACACTGCAGATATCCATAACGTAGAAACAAAGCACTTAACGCGCACCAAAGAGGAAGCGTCTTTAGATGGAGTCAGACGTAAAGTTATCACCTTATTTCATCAAAAAAATATCGATGCTTTAACGACATTAATGAATAGTTTAAAGATTTCGATGGAAACTGAAGAACAAGCTAAGGTATTGTATAATTTAGGGTTAGCGTATTCCTCAATTTTAACGGAAAGCTACCAAGACGCGCTGTATTATTTTGAACAGCTTCCTCCAGAACATATTGAAGAAGATGAACTTCAACAATTAGCTGGTATTGCTTATAAACTTAAAGATTACGATTTAGCGAAAGCGTGCTTACAAGAACTTTCGGTATTGTCGATCACATATTTACCGCAATTCACTAAATTATTGCGACTTTTAGGGGATGAAAAAATCGCCTTAAACTATTTTCATCAATGTATTGAACAAGATCCTAAAAATGTATTTTTATGGAATGGCTTAGGAGAGTTTTACTTTAATGGAAAGGCATATGATTCAGCCAAAATAGCATTCGAGACCGCACTTTCAAATGCCCCTGATGATAAAAGAGCCAAAGAGTTTTTACAAAAACTTAATGCCTTACCATCAAATACATAA
- a CDS encoding sigma-54 dependent transcriptional regulator, whose amino-acid sequence MQGQKHILVVDNDAARAQQLATILAFVGEHFHCYAQDEIVDALPTLTNTLTIILCGDVSDAVVTLVKRNPSCPFLLHDVIDKQKLVGFVNVIGDVSAPLNYAQLTEMIHHCHQYHNKLPINKTKNAGNAALFRSLVGGSAPMQHVRFLIEQVASTQANVLILGESGTGKEVVARNIHNLSDRGKAPFVPVNCGAIPPDLLESELFGHEKGAFTGAISTRKGRFELAEGGTLFLDEIGDMPQPMQVKLLRVLQERTFERVGGAKSIKANVRVIAATHQNLEEMIKTNAFREDLYYRLNVFPIETPALRDRKEDIPLLLKELMSRFESEQGQTVRFTERAIASLQEHSWAGNVRELSNLIERMIIMYNEQVVDVSELPKRYRHIDIEEYNPEYPEELQEREAINELFAGFDTDTDDENINDDSFMAGFEEQSSSTVQVDKLPADGLHLKEYLADLEVSLITQSLDKNDWVVARSAELLGMRRTTLVEKMRKYNLQKTDG is encoded by the coding sequence ATGCAGGGTCAAAAACATATTCTTGTCGTTGATAATGACGCAGCAAGAGCACAACAACTTGCAACAATCTTAGCATTCGTCGGTGAGCATTTTCATTGCTACGCGCAGGATGAAATTGTTGATGCTCTTCCCACATTAACAAATACATTGACCATCATTTTATGCGGTGATGTGAGTGATGCTGTGGTTACTTTAGTTAAACGTAATCCTAGTTGCCCATTTTTATTACATGATGTGATTGATAAACAAAAACTTGTCGGTTTTGTCAATGTTATTGGTGATGTCAGTGCGCCGCTGAATTACGCGCAATTAACGGAAATGATCCATCATTGTCATCAATATCATAATAAATTGCCGATCAATAAAACAAAAAATGCTGGTAATGCTGCGCTTTTTCGTTCGCTAGTGGGGGGCAGTGCCCCCATGCAACATGTACGCTTTCTGATTGAACAAGTGGCTTCAACGCAGGCAAATGTTTTGATATTGGGAGAGTCAGGTACGGGTAAAGAAGTCGTGGCTCGAAATATACATAATTTATCTGATCGCGGTAAAGCGCCTTTTGTCCCAGTAAATTGTGGTGCTATTCCTCCTGACTTACTTGAAAGTGAGTTATTCGGTCATGAAAAAGGGGCATTCACTGGCGCTATTTCAACTCGAAAAGGCCGTTTTGAGCTTGCCGAGGGCGGTACACTGTTTCTTGATGAAATTGGTGATATGCCACAACCGATGCAAGTAAAACTTTTACGTGTATTACAAGAGCGAACGTTTGAACGTGTGGGTGGGGCGAAAAGCATAAAAGCGAATGTACGAGTTATCGCGGCAACCCATCAAAACCTAGAAGAAATGATCAAAACCAATGCCTTTCGTGAAGATTTATATTATCGATTAAACGTTTTTCCGATTGAAACCCCAGCACTTCGTGATCGTAAAGAAGATATTCCTTTATTACTAAAAGAGTTAATGTCGCGCTTTGAAAGCGAACAAGGACAAACGGTTCGTTTTACAGAGCGCGCTATTGCATCACTGCAAGAACATTCATGGGCTGGCAATGTCCGTGAATTATCAAATTTAATAGAACGCATGATTATCATGTACAATGAACAAGTGGTTGACGTATCAGAGCTACCTAAGCGTTATCGTCATATTGATATTGAAGAATACAACCCAGAATACCCAGAAGAATTGCAAGAACGCGAAGCTATTAATGAATTATTTGCTGGCTTTGACACTGATACAGACGATGAAAACATTAATGATGACAGTTTTATGGCTGGCTTTGAGGAACAAAGCAGCAGTACCGTACAGGTTGATAAGTTGCCTGCAGACGGTTTACATTTAAAAGAGTATTTAGCAGATTTAGAAGTGTCTTTGATCACTCAATCATTAGACAAAAATGATTGGGTGGTAGCTCGTTCTGCAGAATTACTTGGCATGCGTAGAACAACACTTGTTGAGAAAATGCGAAAATACAACTTACAAAAAACAGATGGCTGA